The genomic region AAGATATCGACTGGAGTTTTGCACATCATAAGTGACAACATGATGAAGATTGTTACTGTGTGTGCACTATTGGCAGGGATTCTGTTCATCGGAGTTCAGAGTCTATCCTACTTAGAAGCTCACAACACATATCGGAATATAGAGGGGGTTCCACCAATGGTATGTAACAGGattttatttaaggattgaatcttgatttggtcgatttcatggggtcatgaattgagttgcttttgagacaaatttaatgaactgcgaagcagttcatgttgaatttgtcacaagagcaactcaattcatgaccccatgaaatcgaccaaatcaagattcaatccttatatttcaattgtttttttttcgaataaaaaagttggtctagatattaatgtatCGAAGCTTGTGAAAGTCCAAATGCGAAAAAAatcccgaggagttccggattgtgcatgtctagtcattcgagtaaaatagtccgtCATTTTAGGAtaaaaaacagcattattttgtcaaaatagaagtatttagcatatctggacttcataaaatacaagaatacattataaatttgataattttgataagtattccatgtttataacaacattgtagaaaaagtgaaatcgttccgcggaaggattttaaccatgtattcatacgcactgatcagtgttaatccagtcaaattcatgagcaaatgaaacagattaagtttggtccaaattgagtagaaattgaaatattcaacCATGAATATGATTTTATCCTATAACTCGATTGTCATGTATGACCTCCTATTATAGTGATGGAACATGAAACTAGATCATTCACGACTTTTATCAATAATTTGATTGgttcaattttaaaatcttcCGAGGTTATTCAAAAACATGAGGTCATAGATATCGTGACTTCTTTATCAAACTTGATTATCTTTGGAATACCTATAGCGCTTTTTCTTGTAGACATATGACACCGCTATTGCAACGAAAGCGGCTGAACATGCCGAGAAATGTTTGTGGGAGCATAGCAGCTATACGTTCAGATCAAACACTGCGGGTTACAATTACCTCGGAGAAAATTTATACATTAAATGGGGTAagaattgtctttttttttaaattcaattatgATATCgttcatttattcattcattcattcattcattcatttagtcattcattcattcattcattcattcattattcatttatttatttatttatttatttatcaaccGTTTATATTTTTCTTGGAGGACCCTCATAACAGTTCAtataatcattaattatttcttaatagatatatttcatcatcatcatcatcatcatcatcatcatcatctgcAATTAGCATTAAAGAAAGTACAGTGTATTATCCTTTTACTTGTAGGTGTAGGGTCCTCAGTAACAGCAGATGATGTAGTGGCCAGCTGGTACAATGAAAAGGTTGATTATAACCCCGATGACCTTTCCTGCACGACCGGTAAAATGTGTGGTCATTACACCCAGGTACTTACGTAAACATATTATCTGTTGTAAGATGAAATCATATTCTATTTcatgtaatacatgtagaaTAATTACGAAAACAGACTATCCAGTGAATGATTTATTACTCTGgtgaaatattgtatttgaGGCAGTAACAACTTTTAGACagaaaataatgttaaaattaaCAGAAACAATGCTGCTACGCACCATAAAGGGACTTGAACAAGGTTCTGAACAACCATGATTGTTGTTCAGTGGTTGGAACATGTCTAGTCTTCAGATCTATTCATTTAgctttttaattgaaattggtAGAAATGAGTTGGACAAATGTAGCATTAGATTAAGCACATAGATCATTGTAAGCCAGGGTAGCACTCAGACGCTGACTGTTATGTGCTAATTACCAGGTAGTGTGGTCTACGTCCACGGCAGTAGGATGTGCTACTCAAAACTGCGCCTCCATTAACGTGAACGGAAAAGTTGTCAATAACGCAACATTGGTTGTGTGTCAGTACGGGCCAGGGTAAGAAAagcatttcatatgaaatataaaaaatgacATGTCTTTATCTATTTCGTTCAATATTGTATTCTTTCTATAgaatatgttttacattttatgaagcgatttacctgtatataatatataacaacgTTTTGAGTAGAAGCTATTTTGGTATTCCGTGTTGTTTTTGTGTCTCTTCGTTGAGATAATATGTACAATTTGGTCTCGTTAACAATAATATTTCATCTAAATCTTCAGGGGTAATTATGTTGGCCAAAGTCCATTCCAACGCAGAAGTCTGAAGAGAGGACAAAGTTCCATGATGTCATTGATCCGAGAAATTGCTGAAAAGTTGCGAAGTGAAACAGAGGTCAGCCAAGACATCGTCGGCTCGGAGAAAAATCTAGGAATAGCACGTGAGAGTGAGGAAAGTACCATGGAGAGTGTTAGCGAACCTGCATCATCTCCTCAAGATTACCGTGGTCTTGAGTTCGCTATggtatgttatactgacatgagtGTTAATACTTTGATAATTGAAAATCATATTTGGATGGCATTTAATTTTTGTATGGAAATAATTTCTCTTAactttttgtttattattacattttactgTCTATCTCTAGATTCATATTTCTATGTACCATTCGCGTGTCTTTTGTACCACCCTCTGCCTGAGTATTTCGCTATTGTTATTTCAGGGTGTCCCTAGGGTATATATTTAAGTAAATTAATAGCTTGTCGTATCGCTATTCTTTCTCCGTTAAATTGTTATCAATCTATAAAGGGAAAATCAGTTGCAAAAACCCATTATGTAtcataaaaagtttaaaatttatGGCATCGATATCTCATATAGATATTCAAACATAACAGAATGAACAAAAATCCTTTTAGTTTTACAAGTATATAATTCCTTTATTCAGGTTTTGCCCCTATACGATCTATTTTGagtgaaaataacattttgtctACAAATCATTTGTcgtgtatatatcatatattttatcaatacattataaaatcgaaaacaaattatattgttCTGAGTTTCTTAAGATTGGTTTCAAAtatcttattattttttctcatatctacatatatttcTCCAATTTCGGAATTTGAATATCAACGCAAAAATGTGCCAGAATGTTGTGAATATTTCAGTGAATGTTCTAAATATTTCACagaatgttgtaaatattttactgatattgTTCTCTTATTTACAGGTCCTGTGAAGACAGCCGAAATCAGACCCAAACCCGATTGTCCACCAACTCATAGATAGCTCATAACTATTCACCGCACTGCTTCGTCACTCTATTCAGACTTTTCTAACCAATAAATATAGCATTTTAACCTGCTGTTGTGtcttttttcaatatatgtGGTGAAGTGCAAGAAGAAATATGCCATTATGAATTTACTCTACATTTCCCTATGTTGTCAATAATATTGCCTCCACATAATATCAGGCATCACTTAATGGAAACATGTTACAGGTATGACATAGACTTTACCCGCTATAAATACATCTTACATACAACACATGATGGATTTGAAACAGCAGGACAAAGATAGAAAACAAGTCAAAAAtaggctgtgtgaagttagctcaacatacgacatacgacatacgacattcaaaacttcatatcttgtgtttttaccagccaacgaggtaacttttgaatgttcagccgctgaacatacgacatacgacattcagattttgaatgttcaccggctcaacatacgacatacgacattcaaaacttcatatcttgtgtttttaccagccaatgaggtaacttttgaatgttcagcggctgaacatacgacatacgacattcagattttgaatgttcagccgctcaacatacgacatacgacattcaaaacttcatatcttgtgtttttaccagccaacgaggtaacttttgaatgttcagccgctgaacatacgacatacgacattcagattttgaatgttcagccgctcaacatacgacatacgacattcagattttgattttgaatattcagcggctcgacatacgacatacgacattcaaattttgaatgttcagccgctgaacatacgacatacgacattcagattttaaatgttcagccgctcaacatacgacatacgacattcaaaacttcatatcttgtgtttttaccagccaacgaggtaacttttgaatgttcagccgctgaacatacgacctacgacattcagattttgaatgttcagccgctcaacatacgatatacgacattcagattttgtttttgaatgttcagcggctcgacatacgacataagacattcaaattttgaatgttcagcggctgaacatacgacatacgacattcagattttgaatgttcagtcGCTCAACATACTGTACGATATTCTGATTtcgattttaaaattgttttgtttttcattaaaaagGTCGATTTAATGATCAATCAATTGATATTCGACATGTTATATCattctataacatatattacataactcAAGCATGATTTTATCTcaattttatcataattttatatttgatacattgtttatatcacTTTGAAAGATTTTGGTAAGATTTCTATGAAAAAAGTTCTCGAGAAGTTTCGTTTTACATAATTACAAgcatatatcatttcaatattgattaaggtacataatatgtacatgtagcacactacagtaggacagcctggccatgggcaatttttttgttaagcaaataactcctgtattatgatatgcataaaaaatgaaaaaataaatgtacactataattggtatattcagtatgaagtagtacatacaggcttcgcatttgttaaaacaaaaattaataaactggttccggattttaaatttccggattttccgaaagtgtgtttacacaggaaatttagttttgcctacagcgaaaaatggattggtttgtttttgttttacgtcctattaacagcgaaaaatggaagcccacagaaaaggtgaGATAGcgggaaaacttaatttacaatatat from Pecten maximus chromosome 11, xPecMax1.1, whole genome shotgun sequence harbors:
- the LOC117338532 gene encoding pathogenesis-related protein 1C-like, coding for MMKIVTVCALLAGILFIGVQSLSYLEAHNTYRNIEGVPPMTYDTAIATKAAEHAEKCLWEHSSYTFRSNTAGYNYLGENLYIKWGVGSSVTADDVVASWYNEKVDYNPDDLSCTTGKMCGHYTQVLT